Sequence from the Rutidosis leptorrhynchoides isolate AG116_Rl617_1_P2 chromosome 3, CSIRO_AGI_Rlap_v1, whole genome shotgun sequence genome:
GCGCGAAGAAAAAATGGCACACAATTTGTTTGATTATTTGCCCAAGAGAGCCTCAATAGACCTTTTATTTTGAATTTGAATTGCACACAATCTTTTTAATTATTTTCTTAACAGAGCCTAAATGGTTCATTTCTTTATAATTTGAGCCGCACACAATGTGTTTGATTATTTTAATGAGAGAACCTCAATATATAATGGTCTTGATATTGTATTTACTTGATCTGTCAGAATGCAACAACAACATAACCAAATAACCATGTTTGGTTATTTGGTTTAGTGGGATCAGAAACCTAGTTTCATCATCTCCCAATTGAGTCAAGTCACATGATGCCAGAAGTCAAGAAATCTAAAACAGAACAGTCTAAGACAGAAGGCAACAAAAGCAAACGACTACTAAGTCAGGCACAATCaccaaaaaataaaaaaacataTTGGATAGACACTCCACTTGAAAATTAGCCGTTATAACTTTTGCAATATAAATAGAATAGCTGATCATTGTATAATTGTATCAATTCAAGTCAATATTACAACTGATCAATACAAATTGCATTTATAACATTAAATTCTCTTgaataacatggtatcagagctgacGGTATAGATCGAGGGATCAATACATCCGGTTTTTAGCTTCAATCATTTacccggaaaaaaaaaaaaaaaaaaaactcaagctGCCATGTCAAAAGATGACGGTAGCTCAAGTCATAATGATTTCAGCATACAAATTATGAAATCTGAGCAATCAAGGGTAATTAAAAACAGTTACCTTAATGTTCTCTGTCATTCACCACCGATCACCATCAAAACCGACGAATTAGTGACCAATCAAGAAGGTAAAGGGCTGAAGACGACGGTGATGGCGACAACGGTGGCGACTAGAACAACGGCCGGAGACAACCGTGTGGCAACCGGCATCGTCACTTCCGTAATCAACCGAAAGAATCACAATTTTACAGCTCAGAGATCAACGAGAGGTAAATCGAACTCTAATCTCTCATATCAAATACATAAAATGACTGAAAGGGTGAGAAAAACACCCTCAAACCATGTTTATAGAGCCAAATCGGCTGTAGCAAAATTAGGGTTAAACCCAAATTCCTCTTATCATATATCGATAGATGATGAAGCAACATGGGTAAACCCTAATCGCTTCCATTGCCTTCAAGAGAAAATCAATAAAGGAAATATAGACTCTATTGATGAATCTTCGCAGATGGCTTATAGTACAAAAGGGGATGGGATGAACTGGAAAATAAAACACTCTTCCCAAAATAAAGAGTCAACAGACTCTTTTAATAACCATAAGCCAAATGCCTTTTCAATAAAAGAAGAGTCAAAAGTGACTCACGGCTGTCACCCAAACAAAAACAAAAAGATAAATTTTTTGGTGGATTCATATAATTCCATTAATATACAAAGTATTCCCTCTAAAACTAAATCCCACGAATTTGACCAAAAAAAGTGTTACAAACTTTTTAAAGATTTAAAATTTGACactaattttaataaaacttatatttttgatACTAGCATTTTAAAAGGTAAAGCAAATTTAGTttcaaataatattaaaaataacgaatggatttttgattgtggtgccactcacaccatgagttttgaaaaatcagatttttatgCTCAATCAAAACCCCGGGTTAGTAAAATTCAAACGGCCAATGGTGGTGTGGTACAAGTTGAAGGGGGTGGAAAAATTGAGATCACTCCGACTATGAACTtatctaattgtttatatattccaaCCTTGTCACACAAACTTTTATCCGTTAGTCACGTTACAAAAGAGTTAAATTGTTCCGTCTTACTACACCCCACGTTTTGTATCCTACAAGATATTCGAACTGGGGTGATTATTGGACGTGGCACCGAACGGGGCGGGTTGTACTATGTGAACGAAGTAACCCAACATGGTACCGTGACgcttgctcacggaacacctacgagggaagcttggttatggcataggagattGGGTCACCCATCTGCCGGATACTTACATGCTTTATTTCTGAGTCTTTTTCCATCAAACGTTACTTTAaactgtgaaacttgtattttggctaaaagccaccgAAGTACTTTTAGACCTAGTAATACAAGAAAAGATGTTCCTTTTGCTTTAATCCATTCGGATGTTTGGGGTCCTGCACCGGTCACTGGAGGGAAAAACTTCCGATATTTTGTCCTTTTTATCGATGACCATTCACGCATGACCTGGATTTATTTTCTAACTCACAAATCGGAAGTGTTTGAAAAATTTtctcacttttataaaatggtTCAAACCCAAgttaataaaaacatacaaatgttaAGATCCGATAATGGAGGTGAGTTTGTAAATTCATCAATGAAATCTTTTTGCGAAAATaatgggattattcatcaaacctcgtgtgctcatacccccgagcaaaatggcgtagccgaacggaaaaatcgactacttttagaaatgacaagagcattattaattgaatccaaagttccgaagagtttttggcccgaagctcttgcttccgctacTTATCTTATCAACCGACTACCTACCaaagttttgggcacaaaaactccGAAAGATACACTTTCTCAATTTCATACGCTTCCGACTTCATTTAGCgttgaacctcgaatatttgggtgctcggtctttGTCCACATTCCAAAAAATGAACGCaccaaactagatccatgtgcggaaaaatgtgtcatggtgGGTTATGGAATTAACCAAAAAGGGTATAGGTGTTATAGTCCCAAGAGACGTCATGTTTTTACTACAATGAACTGTGACTTTGTCGAAACCGAATATTTTTataatacccaactcacgagtgagggggagaaagaaGATAACGACACTCTCAGTTGGATAACATGGATACCTAAACCTGGGAACATTCAAACACCAACATCAAATCCTGATCCAGAATCACCGAATCCACCAACATCAGATCCTGACCCCGAATCATCAAATCCtgatcccgaatcaccaaatcctaGTCCCGAATCATCAAATCCTaatcccgaatcaccaaatcctaGTCCCGAATCACCTAACATTGAACCAAATGAAATCTCCTCAAGTAATGAAGTTCAAGAGGAACAAAACAGTCAAACTCACGATATACCACTTGACAACAATTCCACTTCCGATGAAACCACAGAAAGATATGTTCTACCACAAAGAGCCAACAGGGGAGTACCGCCAAAGAGATACTCTCCAGAAAAAGAAGCTCAAAGATCAAGATACCCAGTTACGAATATTGCACACGGGAACCTATCAAGTGAAGCACAGAAATTCAACTCTGCTTTATACTCTGAAGAAATTCCAGCTACAGTTGATCAAGCAATGAAATCTGACAAATGGAGAAAGGCCATGGAAGAAGAAATGGAAGCACTCAAGAAAAGTGATACATGGGAAAAATGTGTCATTCCGCAAGGAAAAAACCCTGTAGGGAATCGATGGGTGTTTACAATAAAATACAAACCAGATGGtaccattgaaagatacaaagcccggctagttgccaagggatatactcaaaaatatggaatagattattcagagactttctcaccagttgcaaagattgataccatcagggttctcttctctatcgctgcaaatgaagactggccacttcaccaatttgatgtgaagaagcTTTTCTCCATGGTGAAttaaaagaagaagtctatatggatgCTCCACCAGGATTCTCAGGAAACTTCAAAAATGGGGAAGCTTGTCGACTTAagaaatctttatatgggttaaaacaatctccacgggcttggtttgggagatttacactatttatgaaaaaatatgattttaaacaaagcaactcggatcatactctcttttttaaacgaaGAGGAAATTTAATcacatgcttaatcatttatgttgatgatatgataataacaggaaatgataaagaagaaatttctaacttaaaaatgaacttatttaaagaatttgaaatgaaagatttgggcaggcttaagtattttttggggattgaggtattacgatcccaacagggaatatttatctgtcaaaagaagtatgttcttgattttcttgcagaaacaggtatgattgattgcaaaccagctgatactccaatgattccaaaccaaaAGTTATATATGGAAGACGAAGCTGATCTTGCTGacaaagggcaataccaaaggatggtgggaaaactcatctatcttgctcacactcggccagatatagcacatgcagttggagttgtgagccagtttatgcatcaaccacagattcaccatatggaagctgtaatgAGGATCATCAGATACTTAAAGAAAACATTAGGCAATGGAGTTGTATTAAAAAAGAATGGGCACCTTGAAGCGCAAGTTTATACAGATGCAAGTTGGGCTGGAGAGAAAGGAGATAAACGATCGACTTCAGGTTTCTTCACAATAGTTGGAGGAAACTTAGTTGCGTGGAAGAGTAAGAAACAAAAGGTCGTTTCCTTATCAAGTGCTGAATCAGAATTTAGAGGAATTGCAAAGGGAGTGGTGGAAGCTTTATGGATTCGAAAACTCTTGACAGAAATAGGATTTACTCCAAAAGAAGCTATTCAGATTCTCTGCGATAATGAAGCAGCAATCGCCATatcagaaaatccagttcaacatgaCCGAACCAAACATGTGGAAGTTGATCGACATTTTATTAGACAAAAATTAGATGATGAAATCATTTCTCTTCCATCAATCAGATCCGAAGATCAGCTTGCCGACATCCTCACCAAATCAGTTAACGGAAGACTCTTCAATGAAGTTCTTGGCAAGTTGAATATcggaaaccccactattcaacttgagggggagtgtcagAATGCAACAACAACATAACCAAATAACCATGTTTGGTTATTTGGTTTAGTGGGATCAGAAACCTAGTTTCATCATCTCCCAATTGAGTCAAGTCACATGATGCCAGAAGTCAAGAAGTCTAAAACAGAACAGTCTAAGACAGAAGGCAACAAAAGCAAACGGCTACTAAGTCAGGCACAATCaccaaaaaagaaaaaaacatATTGGATAGACACTCCACTTGAGAATTAGCCGTTATAACTTTTGCAATATAAATAGAATAGCTGATCATTGTATAATTGTATCAATTCAAGTCAATATTACAACTGATCAATACAAATTGCATTTATAACATTAAATTCTCTTGAATAACATGATCATGGAGAGTTACTTCTGCGTTTAATTTACATGGTTATAAAACTGTATAGCTAATGTTTCGTTAAGAAGATTAATGATCCTCTGTAAATATTGTAGCAAGTAATGAGGTAATTATATCTTGATCGCATATGGTGTGAATGACCTGTTTCAATGAATTTGTTGGTGGTTTTTGAATTGTATATAATATATTCATGTATATGTTTAAGGAAACAATTCCTAGTGTTACAGAACATCCTTTTGTTTGAAAGTTGATTATTGTAACTAACTCATTTCATATCTCAGCCTTTACCTACCTAAATCATGTCAGACCACATTCCTTTTCATATCCAAGTAAATATCATCAAGATGCTTCCTGTGAAATCGTTGATTCGTTCCAGATCAGTTTCAAAAGCATGGAAGGCATTGATTGATAGTTCCGAGTTTGTCGCTCACACCCTCACCCGTCGATCTAATCAACAACATCATTTGATGGTGAGATACATTGATGTGTTAGACCGCGAGATAAAATATGTCTTGGTTgccgatgatgataatgatgatacactCCTCCCACAACAACATGAGATAGAACCGTTGAACCAAATTGAGGGTTCAACAGTTGCTGGTACCTCTGACGGTTTGTTATGCTTCTACGGTACTGTTGATTCTGGATTGTACAAGGCTGTTATTTGGAATCCATCCATTAGGAAAGCAGTTGACGTTCCTATGCCTAATATGCTACAAAATTATCAGTATGACACATTTGTACGATTTGGGGTTCGTCAAGATACACTTGACCCTATGATTGTTACCATGACATTCAATCACGACTGGAATGATTGTAACGGTATTGACACCGTCCCTTGGAAAGTTGAGGTTTTTACGTTAAGCTCGCGCACTTGGAGACGTACACTATGTAGCAGCAGTGATGTACTTCGTGGAGATGGCGTCCGATTTGAAAGGTCCCAAGTAGTTATAGGCGGGTTTATTTATTGGCTTGGTCTTGATGAAGTGGATAATACAGTTTTTTCATTTGATATGGTTACTGAAGAATGTACGAGAGTAATCCTCCCAGAATGTTTAAAATATCCGCGTATTTATGGAAACAAGTTATCTATATCGAAGCTAAGGGATTCTCTTGCTATATTTGATTACGACGAAACGGATTTTGAAGTATGGGTAATGGAGCCTGTTGTTGCAAGTTCATTTACAAAGCTTTATTCTATTACGGCACCAAATGATGGAAACATAAATACAGTGTTGGGATTAAGAAATAATGGTGCGCCTATTCTTGAAATAGAAGATGATAATGAGATTTCAAATCAAGGTTCAGTTGCTGTTTCTGATCGAGACCTAAAACATTTCAATTCAATCGGGGTTCGTGGACTAAGTTTTACATTTGAAGCGCATTTCTACATGGAAACACTGCTTTTGCTTTAGTAGTTATCTTTGTGACTATTGATAATTATTACCCAAATGTAATTTATCTACTATATGTAGGAAGCTGTGTTTTTATGAAGTTCGTTTCACACTATTGAGTTTAATTTCATATGAATCGATGGTAGTAAATGTGCTTTATTTTGGTTATGAAATATTGAAATGTAAATGATTTTGATGTTTTGCTACATGTATAATATTGAATATGTTACTAAATATTGAACTGTGGATGCAAGAGTGAGTCAGGATGAAAAGTTTATGTTAAATCTAGTTGATACAGTCATACGGATATATAATTGGTATGTTACTCTAGATGTTCAGTTATAACTTTAAATGTGTTGATCTCGTACGCTAAACagaatatacatatacacataattTCAATTCCTAACTAAATCAGTTAAATCTGTTTACAGGTAAATTGACCAACACTATCAGTCTATAATTGACATTGGCATTCAATAATACTATGCACTAACATAATGGACCGTTATTCTCCTTTATCAAGTCAATTGCTAATCCCAGCTCGTAATATATTAGCACCCTCGCAAACAAATACAAGTATATGCACAATAGTTTGAGGGTGAAAAATGATATAAGAAAGCAGAAAGTATATGCCATTTAAAACCGTCCCCCAATCTACATTAGATTTTGATTCAAGGCATAGTTTGTAGTCATT
This genomic interval carries:
- the LOC139895670 gene encoding F-box protein CPR1-like, with protein sequence MSDHIPFHIQVNIIKMLPVKSLIRSRSVSKAWKALIDSSEFVAHTLTRRSNQQHHLMVRYIDVLDREIKYVLVADDDNDDTLLPQQHEIEPLNQIEGSTVAGTSDGLLCFYGTVDSGLYKAVIWNPSIRKAVDVPMPNMLQNYQYDTFVRFGVRQDTLDPMIVTMTFNHDWNDCNGIDTVPWKVEVFTLSSRTWRRTLCSSSDVLRGDGVRFERSQVVIGGFIYWLGLDEVDNTVFSFDMVTEECTRVILPECLKYPRIYGNKLSISKLRDSLAIFDYDETDFEVWVMEPVVASSFTKLYSITAPNDGNINTVLGLRNNGAPILEIEDDNEISNQGSVAVSDRDLKHFNSIGVRGLSFTFEAHFYMETLLLL